The sequence agaacagTATTCTCctttcaaattttcaaagtcCTCTTCGTTGGTCCGTGTTTTTGTAatacaatgcccatgaaaatgagccccacgcgtgatggggttcgaggcatatgtcccccgcgcgtggtggggttccccacgtgtcctggacacggtttattatgggctaggtccgaaaattaggcctaaaatcgggtagtttgaacccgaatattattcttttgcccgaacccgaaaaataggaacacgttgcttaactagtcctatgtaagcaaaataactaccaaaaataatactagtatttaaacaaaactatatctttttaaatatttttcaagatttaaaatagctacaaaatattaataaaactatttgtaattttcgtttttaagataaaatatgaagtaatttttttttgtatttttcaaagttaaaatgactatagaatattaataaaacttatattttttgtaattttcgttctttaataaagacaaaaatatgaagtaatattttttgtatttttcaaaattataatgactgcaaacattaatagaactatatttttttgtaattttcgaatttatataaagtaccaaaataaagtacaatttttttgtatttttcaagtttatgagaaatacataaactaaaattatatatatattttttgtgatttttctttttgcaacgaaataaagtaaaatagttaaaatattcacgctaaaaatgtgaaaattctcggggagagtcaaaaatcacgtgcttacagtaatAATTAATCTCTTTATACGTTCGGCATTTAATACTGTAATAGTATCCTAGTCAAAGAGCTAATAATATTCTGGAACATGCCATAACCAAGGGATGGCCCCtcgtaaaaattgcacggagcgccctatttggtcgtccTCATTTAACATATactcattttttaaaaaacttttaacttgtacccaattcttaaataacttcagcccacTTTGTCttccttcttctcctccttcattttcttcttcttctgaaataAATAGCTGAAACATGCAAACAAGCAAATTGAAAGAAAGGAACTCCATCTCATTACAGCTAGATGTCAACAAGGAGTTATCTCTGATCAGATACCATATTACTCTATAAAACTTTAGTAAAGTTATCTAAACAAAATCAAAGTACAGAATATTGTGGAAAAAGATTGGGTAGCCAGCACGATCATTATACAATTTCTGTGTAAAATATAGCGCTTATTTTCTAGTTAATATTGTTTAGTCGTTGACGTGAAAACAACGAAACAGAGAAATAATGCACTTGATTTACAAATAGTTAATTGCATTGTCAGTACATCAATTGAAAGAAATGGTTGAATGCTAATAGCTGGTGAAGGCTTCATCAATTGGATCAATGGAGAGGAGCAAATCCAACGGCTTCATATAAGAGTTAATTTTATCCAAGCTTCAGCTCCTATCTTTGATGTTTCCCAGTCACAACACagacttcagctctagagctgaagtttcccactCACAACACagaaactttagctctagagctgaagtttgccagttacaaaacaaaaactttagctctagaactgaacttcaggcccggctactagaatgctgaagttttgcgtgattgcctttgctacttcagccccgtgtgctgaagttatgcgaaaaagcgggtacgcttgcattttttttgcaaagcggacacaaattaaaatgtgacacaaaaagcgAGTATAAATGCAAATGCCCCTGGTCCCTCTACGCATATCATTTGTTTTATTCCTCTATTTGGGCCTAGTTTCAAGAAACATGTTATATAAATTGTCAAAGAAGATAATAGTGTAAATGATAATGCTTGGTACAATCAGACCTCTTTATAATAACATCTctatataacagtcattcactataaaaccaattttttttttctaatgtgATGTTATAATATATGCCCTCTATAACAGCACTTCACTATAGCAGTCAAAAAGTATCGGaacaaacgaggctgttatagagaAGTTTGACTGCATATTATTGTAATATGAACTGCATTTCTCACAAACATATTATACAATgcttctcatattatgtgtagaTGTATTTCTAGGTAATATGAACTGCATTTCTCTTGATCAAATTATACAATTCTTCTCAACTTTCCTGACTAATTTACAAATGTGGTCGAGTAATTCCAATTATGAGATAAAGAAGATACATTTGAAGAAGTACACTTCATAAAATCAAAGGTTTTGTGATGTTCTGGTAGTTTTTCTCGTCGGCCGCCACACCCCACTAGCAGTTCTGATAGTCTTTGGAGGGTCCTTGAGAGATGTTGTAAGCTGAACTTCCAGTTTTGAAGGGTCCAAAGACAGCATTTCTCGGATAAAATCATCTAAATCAAAGCCGCTTCCTGTATCTATGCTATTGTCCTTGATGTTAGCCGAGGAGGAACTGCCTGATTCTTCTGTGCTGATGTTAGCCGAGGATGAGGAGGAACCGGCTGATTCTTCTGTGCTGATGTTAGCCGAGGAGGAGCCGGTTGATTCTTCCTGGCTGATGTTAGTCGAGGAGGAGCCGGTTGATTCTTCTGAGCTCCCATCAGTGTCGTCTGCAGCAATAGTATTAGAAGACTCCTTTACCTTGTAATAAGAGTTCTGATCCAAATTCAAGAGCCTCTTTATGCTATCAATCGCCGGATCAATGACATCTAAGAAACCCATAATCCATGACTCATCGTCGACAACTTCAGTACGCTGTTACACAGGGAAAAAAAGATCATATCTCAGTCTTCACTGAACTTATCTAGCTTCATTGGTTCTTGTTATGACTCTATTTCTGAAGCTTAAACACCATTTACTACTTCTAAGATAGGTGATCAACGCCACAACCATTGTCAAAGCGTAAACATAGATATCTATTGGTTGGATTAAGCAGAAATAATGAATATTGAGAACACTGCTAAAAATATGCTCGTTGAAGGAAATCGCTTGTATTAATGGGGAATACTCATTTACCTGCTGAAAGTAGAGGTTACGAATTTCCTCTGCACGCACGGAGTTGCCTTGATCTTCCTCCAAATTTGCCCATGTCATCCATGTTATATAGCTCTGAGAGTTTATGTTCAGAGAAGATCTAAACAATCTTCGAGCAGCTGATAGATTTCCGGCTCTTTGCTCCAAAACACCCCAAGCCTACAAAGCATATCAAATTAATAAACAACTCTCAGTACATTTCCTACGGGAAACATAATCTCCACAGTTTAAGATATACGCCAGAACTATGAGTTTTAGGAAAAGCAAACTAGAAACTTACTCTATCAATTTGAGATTAACATTACCTGAAGACAGCGCGCAGCACTTTCGGTTGTTGAATTGATCGACAGAGCTCTCTGGTATAGTTCCCTAGCAGTGGAAATGTTACCTTCTTTCCACTCCATCCAACCCCAAGCCTAAATCAGTACCAAGTTTAGTAAGCATTTGATGAAAACATTCATGTTCAGGACAATGGATAATTGTGGAGGAAGTAAACTTCTCCTGAACGTAGAAAAGGgggaaaataaaatatgaatttgGACTCATTGGAAAGGgggaaaagcaaagaaaaaaaaggtaGATGTTCCACCTTACTTTGCTTTGAGTACTCACTCCAGGAAACTCCCTTTATTTTCCGATACTACTGTCTGTTAAAAATGCATAGGATAGGTATTGAATTGTTCATTATTCCTTTTTCTTGGTTGTCAAAGTTACAAGTTTACTATCTTAGACTGTTGCCTGAAAACAAATGGAAAAGCTCTGCCGGCTTCATCAATTGTTGTCATCTCTTATAGTCTTTCATCTTCTATTTACCATGTTAAGCGTTTGTTTTCTTTTAGTAAGGCTTTCATTTGCCGAAGGTTGTAAAGGAGGTCAGTCGATTATTCGGTTGAAAATTGAGAACatacaaaaagaaacaaaaccaGGATACTTCTAACTTCTGTAGAAAAAGtttaatatttaaaagaaaagtCTTACAATCCAAACTGGTTGATGCCTTGGATCCATTTCAGATGCCCTCCGGAATAAAACTCGTGCGAGGTTGGCACTGGAGTGCTTGTATTCTATCAAAGCAAGTGACTGGAGAAGAACAGGATCTCTAGGATTTACCATATGCCCAATTGTCAGAAGTTTCCTTCCTTGGTCAATGTTTTCAAGATTAGCTTCAAAAACTCCCCACACGTGCCACGCAAACCGATTTTTTGGACTGGCCTGAACTGCTTTCTGCTTTGTCAGGAGTataaaaaatacaagaaaaataaataaagttgaAACTAAAGTAACAATGGCATCAAATAAATAGGAAATGCTCAATGATGATAGCAAAGGATTAACttcagaaaatacaaacctcgaaTAGCTGCCTAGCAGCACGATTATTCTCTAACTGAGCCTCTAGTTGAGCCCATGCCTGCACAAGAGAGTACAGAACCACTATAAGGAATCCACCAAAGACATGTGTACAGACCATTGAAAAAGAGCAAAGGCGGATTAAAGTTTTTGGATAACTCTTACCAGCCAACTAGCACAACTTTTTCGGTTACACTTTGTCGCCTGTTTGAACAAGTAGCGGGCTCTTTCATATCGTTTTGCTTTAGCTTCAAGGAGTGCAAGAGTTTGGTATATGTACTCGTTACCTCCACAAAACTTGAGGCCTTTGCCAAGAAGATTTCTTGCCTTTTTTATATTCCCTTGCTTCAGCTCTAAAACTGCCCAACCATGCCAGGCTGCAATATGCTTCTTGTCAGCAACTGTGGCAGCATCGAATAGTTCTCTAGCTCTCCGTATATTACCCATCCTATTTTCCAGAATAGCCCAGCACTAGTCCAAAGGAGTAAGTTTGGTGAACTTCTGATACAAAAGATAAGTTGCAAGAAGACATGTAGTAGGTCATATTGTTTTCAATGAAGGCACATCATTTGCAAACGGATAATCTGACCTTGAATCCtcttaataattaattcttttttttccACCCTAACAGACTCAAGGACCAATTCACTGATCCATGTTAAGACTTAAGAGACAGTCAAGGATTACTGATGAAAATTCTCTTCTTcgatatttgaaattttgaacttTATTAAGAGAAGCATTATGAAACGACCTTAGACATGATCagtggcggatccagaattttaacTAAGGGGCATCAAAATATAAATAAGCATGCAAAGAAATCAAGGGGAGTCaacatatagtatatatatataaaaaataaaaaatttaacctATCTATGCAGTGTAATTTTTGACGAAGGGGTGTCAATTGACTCCCCTTGCTAATGAGTGGCTCCGCTAGGGGGCATGATTTTGCCTTTTGCAAGGTGAATAATTGCAAGACATTGTAATGTTTGTATATGAATCAGCTGTTCCACATGCCCAAATTTATTTAATGTACAAAGTTAAAGGTCACTAAGAAACTGAACAAAATATACTATAAATGATCTTTACTCCATCAAGGATGATGACATATGTTTAGGTTGCAAATCATTAGTACTAAATCTGCTATCAAACACAAGTGGAAACTATGTGCTTAAACAACATATTCGACGGACTTGAAAATCAAATTATGCATTACAGTATGCTAGTAGAGAAACTTTTAACTTACAACAGATTCCTATTCAAGCTCAAGATTAACGTATAATATGGAAGTATAGGAGAAGACTAAATACAATGATAACACTGTTATAACACTAACCTGCCAAATGTAAGGATTTTCTCCTTGTGTTGCCTGGCATCCTTTTTCGTAAACAGTTCTGGCTTCGTTTAATTTTGATTGCTTACTCAAAATCTTTCCCAAAGCAACATATGGTCTCCCATCTTCTGGCCAGACATCAATACACTCCATGCATAAAAGATCCAGAAATCAGTAACATTATTAACAAATAATGAAGTGTCCTCACGATATCAAGAGAAAAGAACAAGgaatggtttttttttttttttggatcaaCGAATGCTACCTGTTGCAAAATTTTCTCTGCATCTGCATACTGATACTTTCGAGCCAAAATCTTTGCCCGATACAGTGCTAAGTCTAAATTGACTTTAAGTGGCTTCTCTCCAGAACCAGATTCCAGCCTATTTGGCTCAAAAATTGGCATCTTCTTTGCAAATTTCCTAAGTCCATCATCAAGTGGAAATGACGAGGAAGATGGTTGCTCTTCCAAGAGATAACTTCTGTCTTGGGAATTCTCAAAGTTACGCATCTCTTCCCCTTTTTCATCACCAACTTCCCCGTTAGGGTCCTTCACTGGCCTACGAACCACAAGTAACTCTTCCAAGGACTTCTTTGTAGTTCTGATCTCATCAGCAACTTCATCAGCGTAACGTCTATCTTGGCGATCAAACTTAGAAGAAGATCTTGATGTTTCTGGATTTTCTTCAAGAAGTGGTGATGAAGAAGATGACTCATGGGAACAAAAGGGATGTAAAAGAGGAGGTGAAGGTGATGGTTGGGATGTTCTGAAGGGGAcggaaaaatgaaattttgacgGATTGTGGTTCTGAGTATGATAGAAGAGAGTGAAATTAGAACTCgaagaagaagtaaaagaaaattgaCTCATTGCTTTTCCTTTACCTACACTTGTACTAGTACAACTGTTGTATACTTGATGGAAGACAATGGTGACTGGTGAGGCTGAAAAGAAAGGGCAAGTTTGTGTCTAAAGAGTCAATTTTATCCTATAATTAGTAAGAATAAATATTACATTGGTTTATATGTTCACCAGAGATGAAAGAATAAGCTGATCAACTTCACGGCTTGTGAGAAAATTGATGTGAAATAGCTCAAACTTATTGATAGTTCGACAGATTCTAAGAAGCAAGGTTTATTTGAAGATGTTCAAAATGCCCTTTCTCATAATAGATTATCCCAGTCAGGCATGCATTTATCTGTATCAATCCAAGAGCATCCTGTTAATTTGAAATGAATACAAGACAAGAGAAGATGGGgagaaatatttttcttcatcccTATGACATACTGCCTTTTCAAAACAGCGAAGAATGTTTAACTTACTCCTATACATAGAAAATCAATTCACTAAACGATTTGAGAAACCAAACACATTACATAAGACACATTTAATCTATGATGGGATTTTTTTTTTCACCCATTAAACTTTGTACACAAACTAAATTCACCTTAAAAGTTTACCTTAACAGCACTATGTAACACAGTACCTAACTCAAATTAGCTTCTTAGTCTAGTGCCAACTCAGCCTACTATGCTAAAAGAATGCAAAGcgactaaaaggaaaaaaagatgaTCCACACCTTAAACCTTTGAGAAAGTCAGACAAATCTAAGTACTTTGATATATTCAAATGATGCAGAAGATTTATCAAGAGCTTATCATTAAATCTCTCAAACTAGTTAAACTAACCTAGATAACCTTCGGATGAGGGTATTGAAAAGACGGCGGACCATTATTcgccatggctctgataccacgttgttggtaataaaaataataatcccgcctaggaataatatccacggtaaataacaataacacaagagagtaacaaggACACCAAATATTTTAACGGGATAAAATATAATACCCCAGCGGAGCAATATTagcactataatattacaacttagtagtgtcaagagactactacaactttgaaagaaataactctttattttaaacactccactacaatattactctcactcactatttatctcacagactacaatctgtggattactctctctaactcTCTGTTGCTTCTCTCGATTTGGTGTATAGAAATGGAAGGATTGAGCTCCTATTTATAGGAGAACTTGCCAAACTTTCAGCCAATCAAAATGCTTGATTCATTGCAAGTTGCCAACGTCCAAGCTTGGTTTTGGTTTCAGCCTTTGTTGCAACTTGATTCTTGTTTCAGCCGTTATTGATGGCAACTTGTTgttatcttcttcctttttttaattgatttttgtttttttagattggccccacaaatctctcccttaattttgatttttcttcttcattccaagTCTTGATCTCAAACTTTGAAAATCTTCAAATTTGAGAGGTTTGGTAAAAATATCCGCAACTTGATCATGAGATTTCACATACTTGAGTTCGACTTCCTTTTTGGCAATGCATTCTCTGATGAAGTGATACCTTGTATCAatatgcttgcttcgatcatgataTACTGGATTCTTCGCGAGTGTCTGTGCAGATTTGTTGtcaatacaaatctctgtagcttcaatttgtggcaaattgagctctttcaataatcttcttagccaaatagcatgacatgtagaagatgttgctgctatatattcagcttcacaagtcgagagagtaacaattaattgtttctttgaactccaagaaataacagaattacccaagaaaaacacaaaaccagttgtgctttttctatcatcaatatctcccgcataatcactatcacaataTCCTATAAGGTTGAAATCACTAGAAGAGGAATAAAATAACCCAAAGTCAatcgtaccttttaggtaacgaagaattcttctagcGACCTTCAAGTGAATGGAGCTAGGAGCTTCCATGAAGCGGCTTACTACTCCAACTGCAAAGAGTATATCTGGCttggtacaagtcaagtacctcaaacttcccacaagacttttgaaaattgtgggatccactttttctccttcatcaaacttggacaattttgtcccactCTCCATCGGTGTATTCAcggggttgcaatcgagcatgttgaacttcttcaatatttcttttgtatagttttcttgagagataaaaatttcatcctccatctgcttcacttctaggcccagGTAGTATGGCATGAGCCCTACGTGTGTCATCTCAAACTCAAtggacatatctttcttaaaagcttcaaacaaacttgggttattGCCCGTGAAAATAAGAccatcaacataaagacaaacaagcaagatatctccattagtatgaactttaaggtaaaaagcatattcatggagacaacgagtaaacccattgtcttgaaaatatttgtcgatgcaactattccatgctcgtggggcttgctttaatccatataaagctttcttcaaccgcaacactttatcttcatggtttttgaccacgaagcccaatggttgttcaacatagacttcttcttcaagatagccaTTCAAGAAGGCTGACTTGACGTCTAATTGATGGAACTTCCACTTCATTTGCGCCGCCAAAGAGATTAGCCGGCAACAggtgcatagacttcttcatagtcaatgccttgcctttgcttgtagcctttagccacaagtcgtgccttgtatctctccacatctccatcagca is a genomic window of Nicotiana tabacum cultivar K326 chromosome 16, ASM71507v2, whole genome shotgun sequence containing:
- the LOC107800885 gene encoding protein high chlorophyll fluorescent 107, which encodes MSQFSFTSSSSSNFTLFYHTQNHNPSKFHFSVPFRTSQPSPSPPLLHPFCSHESSSSSPLLEENPETSRSSSKFDRQDRRYADEVADEIRTTKKSLEELLVVRRPVKDPNGEVGDEKGEEMRNFENSQDRSYLLEEQPSSSSFPLDDGLRKFAKKMPIFEPNRLESGSGEKPLKVNLDLALYRAKILARKYQYADAEKILQQCIDVWPEDGRPYVALGKILSKQSKLNEARTVYEKGCQATQGENPYIWQCWAILENRMGNIRRARELFDAATVADKKHIAAWHGWAVLELKQGNIKKARNLLGKGLKFCGGNEYIYQTLALLEAKAKRYERARYLFKQATKCNRKSCASWLAWAQLEAQLENNRAARQLFEKAVQASPKNRFAWHVWGVFEANLENIDQGRKLLTIGHMVNPRDPVLLQSLALIEYKHSSANLARVLFRRASEMDPRHQPVWIAWGWMEWKEGNISTARELYQRALSINSTTESAARCLQAWGVLEQRAGNLSAARRLFRSSLNINSQSYITWMTWANLEEDQGNSVRAEEIRNLYFQQRTEVVDDESWIMGFLDVIDPAIDSIKRLLNLDQNSYYKVKESSNTIAADDTDGSSEESTGSSSTNISQEESTGSSSANISTEESAGSSSSSANISTEESGSSSSANIKDNSIDTGSGFDLDDFIREMLSLDPSKLEVQLTTSLKDPPKTIRTASGVWRPTRKTTRTSQNL